ACTGCGGTGTGCCGGGCTTTTGGCCAACGCCGCGAGCGTGCGTGCCGGACGACGCGACAGGGCAAAGCTTGCCGGGAGGGGCACTAGCTCGGCCTGGCTGCTCAACCGTTGCGTACCCACAGCAGTGGACTGGTCGGGGAACCTTTTTACTTCCAGGCTTCACTCAGCCAGGCCCGACGGCTCTGGCAGCACGAGTCCACCGGAGGTCTGTCATGCCAGTCACGTCCACCCCCCTGAGCACGGTCCACTACGAGGTGGCGGGAGACGGCCCTGGCCTGGTGCTCGTCCACGGCGTGGGCGGAGATGCCGAGAAGGTCTTTGCTAACGTCGTCGACAGCTTCACCACCGACCGCACCGTGGTGCGCCCCAACCTCAGCGGCAGCGGCCGGACCACCGACCAAGGCGGCGACCTCAGCATCGAGTTGCTCGTCGAGCAGGTCATGGCAGCCACTCGCGCCGAGGTACCAGGGCCGGTGGATCTGTTCGGCTTCTCCATGGGCGCCGCCGTTGCGGCGGCCACCGCAGCCGCGCATCCCGAGCTGATACGCCGACTCATTCTCGTTGGCGGCATCGCCGATATGACCGGCCCTCGCGCCCGGCTCAACTTCGCATTCTGGCGCGACCTGGCCATCGCCGACTTCGCGTTGTTCAAGCAGTTCGCCGCGCTGCAGGGCTTCAGCCCAGCGGTCCTGGACAGCTTCGGCCACGAGGGGATCGCCGCCTCATCGGAGGACGAGTGGCCGCCCGGCACGCTCCGCCAGATCGATCTGGCCGCCACGGTCGATGTGACCGATCTGCTGCCGGAGATCCAGGCACCGACCCTCGTAATCGGGCTCGGCGCAGACCAGGTAGCCCCGATCGAACAGTCCCGTCTGCTGCATGCCTGCATCCGCGGCAGCCGCTTGGTGGAACTCGACGGCCAAGGGCACCTGGACTGGTTCGCCCGTCCCGGCGATATCGTCAAGCTCACCCACGGATTCATCACCGCCACCGAGGTTTGAGCCGTTAGTACTCCAGTTGCAGTTTGCTATTTCTGCTGGTCGGAGGCTTGTTTTCAAGTGTAGCGAGCTGACTGTGCGTCATGTGGCTGGAGTTCGTGACCGTCGGCATGTGATCGCTGTTGTGCTGATCGTGCGAGATGATGTGCGGCCCGATATCTGGGCTCATGAGCTGGAGGAGGTGCTGTTGCGGGTCGGTCACCGGTTCGGCCGGGTCGACCTGCGGCGGCGGATGCGGGACTACGTGCGCGGGCTGCTCGGTCCTGTCGGCAGGAAGAATGGCTGGCAACTGGCCGAGTACGTCGGCCACGACGTGCCGGCCGGACTGCAGCACCTGCTGAACCGGGCCCGGTGGGATCCGGACGAGATCCGTGACGACCTGCAGGAATACGTGGCCGAACGCCTCGGCGAGCCCGACGGTGTCCTGATCATCGACGAGACGGGCTTCCTCAAGAAAGGCAGCACTTCGGCCGGGGTGCAACGGCAGTACTCGGGCACGGCAGGACGCACAGAAAACTGCCAGGTCGCGGTGTTCGCGGCTTATGCCTCGACGCGGGGCCGGAACCTGGTCACCCGGGCACTGGCCTCGCCGTTGTCCATCGCGTGGGTGACCGCGGACGCACTCTACGGTCAGGACTGCAACTTCCGCCGCATGCTCGAGGAATCCGGACTCGGCTACGTCGTCGCCGTGCCGAAATCACAGCAGGTCAAGTCCCTGGCCGGGTGCTGGCGCATCGACCAGCTCATCGTCGTTGGAGCCCTCCACCACCATGCTGACGAGTGTGGGCACGGCCGCGGCCACGCCCTGCCTGCCCAGAGCCAGAGCAGCGTGCCTGCGCACCGTCGTGTCCGGGTCCCCGAGGGCGTCCGCGAGCACCGCGGTAGCACCCGGAGCCCCGGGCATCTCGGCGATCGCCAGCACTGCGCGCCGCCGGATGTCGGCGTCCTCCGAGTGCGTGCCGACGTGCAGCGTCGCCAAGCCGTCGCCGCCCGATCGGGCGAGCGCCCAGCGCAGGGCGCCTGCGACGTGCGGGTCGGATTCGGTCAGGACCGCCCCGGCCAGCAGTTCGGCGAGTACCGACACGTCCTTTGGCCGGGCCAGGACGGCCCGCTGTCTGCGCGCGGGCTGGTCGAGCCGAGTTCCCGCATGAGTTCGACGATGCGCAGCACTCCCTGCCAGCCGGTGGGCGCCGACGCGTCGATCGCACGGAGCCGCTCGAGCAGCTCCTGTTCCCACGCCAGGCGGTCCTCCGTCCGCCGGATGAGGTCGCTGACCAACGCGGACGGCATAAAGGCCGGGTCCTCCAGCGCGCACCCGATCTGCTTGAGCGAGAGCCCGAGGGACCGCAGGCTCTCCACGTGGAAGATCCTGCGGACATCCTCGGCGGAGTACTCGCGGTAGCCACCGACAGTGCGGCCCGTGGGCCGCACCAGCCCCAGGGCATCGTAGTGCCGGAGCATCCGGGCGCTCACCCCGGAGCGGCGGGCCACATCGCCGATCAGCAATCCAGGCCCTCCGAGGCCTCTGCAGCCTTCGCGGCCTCCATCGGCCCGGTCGTCTCCGCGGACTCGGCGGTCTCTGAGGTCTCGGTGCCTGCTGACGCAGCCGCGGCAGCAGCAGCTCGTTCCGGGCCGAGTGCGACCACACGCTTCGCCTCGTCTAGGGCCGCGTCGAAACCGGTCTCCGGGTTCTGCCGGAGCAGCTCGGTGGCGCGGGCGTGCGCGGCCACCGCCGGGTCGGAACTCTCCGCGGCCCTCTCCAGAGCGGGCTTGATCACGTCACCGAGGTCGGCCAAGGCCCGGCTCAGGCTCAGCTGCACATTGCGGTCTCCACGGCCGAGTTGCAGAACCAGTTCGTCGGCCAGGTCCTTCTCCTCGTCCTCGGGCACGAGGACGACCGCGACGCGCCACGCGGTCCGCGCGACCTCGTCGTCGGCGTCCCGCAGCATGTCGCGGGTGACCCAGGCCCACGTGCTCTTGTCGCCGATCTTGGAAAGCGTGTGCAGCGCCTGGCTGCGGGCTTGGGCACGCTCGGCGTCGAGCTCCTGGCGGATCCGGGGCAGGGTGACCTCCGCCGGGAGGCGGGTCAGCGCCCAAGACAGCATGTCTCGTACGAAGAAGTCCGGCTCGACCGCGCACCGCTCCACGAGCGTCTCCAGGAACACACGGTCGGGGTTCGAGCCGACCGCCAGAGCCGTCTGAAGCCGGACCGATGAGTCCTTGGCGCCCAGGGCGTTGGTCACACGGGTGTTCTGCGGGGTTATGTTGGTCGTGTTGATCGGGACCACCTCCTGCGCCCAAGTGAAAGCCTTATCACTGTGTCAAGGTCAAGTTCGTGACCGGCGAATCGGGAAACCCGCTGGTCACTGGAACCTCTCGGGCCCGCCAACTCGCTGCGGTCAGCACCGCCTGCACAGTCGTTGCCACCGCCCGTGCCGCCGGCGCAAGCCGACCGGGCCGACCAGACCGAGTGAACCCCGGCCCCGCCACGAACCAACCGGACCCGCGGCGGGGTACCCACCTGCATGACGCCCCCGACCAGCCCGGCACCCCACCCGCATCAGCATCGAAGCCGCCGACCCGCAGCTCGCCGTCCGCACCGCCCACAGCCTTGCCATGCCCACCGGCGGGGGAGGACCCACCGACCCTGAGCTGACCGGAGACGGCACCGTGCAGGTATGGCTCTACGCCCGGCCGGAAGGGAGCGCAAAGGCAGAAGGCTGACGCATGTGCCCACACCTATGCGTCGCACCCCCCGCCCGCGCTAACCTCGTGTCTCATCGGGATTCACGAATCATGAATTGATCAAGACGGGAGGCGGCATGAGCAACCAGCCGTGGACCATCGACACCATCGCCCACGCCCTCCCGCACCCCGACCAGCGGGCCGCCTTCATGCGCGACGTCTCCTTCACCAGCGTCGACCAGCTCCCCGCACGCCTCGAACGCTGGCAACGCTTCGTCGAGCAGATCCAGGCCGCTGGCACCCGCGCCGAGCAGCTCCGCGAGTACGCCGAACAGCATGACGGACAGCTCCCATCCGACTACCGTGAGACGCCCGAATCGAGGGACGCCTGGAACGAGTGGGAGCAGCAGATGAGGCAACATCAAGGGCACAACGCGGCGTGACCTGGCAATTCTCCCGCGACCAGAATGCCCTCGACCTCATCGCGGCACTCCCCATCGAAGCCCAGTTCGCATTCTTCACCCTCATCCCCGAACTGGAAGCCGACCCCGACGCGGCCACCCAGCCCTACGGCCTCGACACCGGCGGCCCCATCCGCGTCCGCTCCGCCACCCTCCCCGCCGCGATCACCATCCTCCTCATCAGCGACCCAGCCGGCACCATCACCCTCGTCGACGTCGTCGCCTAAACCAGACAAGACGCGCCCCCCGACCGCAGTCGCGGTCGGGGGCTTCGTCTATGGCCACACCTGTGCACCGTGAGTACCGTCCGCGCGAACCTCAAGTCACAGGCGCATGAGGAGGCTCCATGGGCGGAGATGGCGAAAACAACGGCTACAACCTTTTCGAGGAAGAGATCGTCACCGCTCCCGAACCCGAAGACGAGGACGGCGGCGAGGGAGAGAAAAGAAGACGGCCGCAAATGGGCCGCCCCCTACCTCCACCGGCCAGCCAGCCGGGCCGTGGACGGCAGCACCACACCCACATGCCCCGACCACCCACAGGCCCAGATGCGGCGCATCCTCGGCACCCGATGGATCTGTCCGAGGTGCGTGCGGCAACCTCGTGCATGAGGTGCACGACAAAGCCTCGACCGCAACCAGTGGGCACCCCGATCCTGTGCCCCGGCGTCCCGTCAGAAGGGTGATTCACAGATGGGATCAGACAACTCCGGGCACGACCCACACGGCAAGCCCGCCGCCGCAGAACGCGCCATAGTGGTCACCATCATCGGAACCGTCGCCAGCATCGCCATAACCATCCTTGTCCTCAAGGGCGAATACGCTGGCGTCGTCTTCGCGACACTGCTCGCGGTGCTCGCTCTCATCCAAGGATGGCGGCTCGGCTTCGCCAACAGTGGTCACACCTCCCCCCACAGCAGCGACTCGCCCCACGCGAGCGACGGGGGCAGCCACGCTGGCCACGGAGGAGGAGACGGCGGAGACTGAGACCCCTGCCGCGATATCAGAAAGGCCCTCAAGACCGTCACTCGGCCCAGAAACACCCCCAGCTTCATCATCCTCCCCCGCCGTTGGGTGGTGGAGCGGTCCCTCGCCTGGATCATGCATGCCCGCAGACACGAACGCGACTACGAACGGCTCATCCAGCACTCAGAGTCCGAGCCTTCGACCTCAAGGGGCTCCACGATGTCCTCCGCGTGGCACACGGCTGGCGCATTCTCACCATGACGGCGATCGGCACGGCAGACACGGGCGCGTGCGGCTGCTCAAGCTCGGGCGCCTGCCCCTGGTTCCCTACATAGGCGCCACGCCGTCGAGTCCCTCCAGTCCGTCGCCAAAATTGCGGGCGCCGGCCGCATCGAGCACCCTGCGAATGGTCCTGGACGCGACGTCGTACCACCAGGCGAGCGCCTTCACGGCGGCGCCCTTGGCGTTCGCGGCTACGACGTCGGCCGCCTGGTCCTTGCCGGACACGGCCGGGCGCCCCAGCGTCTGGTCCGCGGCCTCGGCGGCAGCGACGCCCCTTCCTTCGTGCTCTCGCTGATCACGTCGCGGTGGAACTCCAGGACCCCGGCGAGCATCGTGACGAACAGCTTGGTCTGCGGGTCGTCGGCCGCGAGGTAGAAGCCGGACCATGCGCCGGTCGCGATGTGCGGGCGTAGTCCGTGCCGCTGGACGACTTCCCGGATCTGGACGACGTCCTTGGCGGAGCCGAGCAGTCGCGCGGCATCCGCGACGCGGATGGTGCCGCCGACCGCCGCTTCGTCGAGCAGCTGGTGGAACCCGGACAGGAAGCGGTGGCTGCGGAGGCAGACTGGGGACCTGTCATCCGCCTCCACCTGACGAATGGAACACAGCTCGTGACTCGGAGTTCCCCACCACCCGCCGACGCCCCGCGCACAGCCGGCAGGAGAAAGGACCCGCAGATCGACTCGGCCGCATTGCAGGCCACCCTCGAGCTGCTGGCGGAAATCGGATATGCCGAGATGTCCTTCAGCAAGGTCGCCGAACGCGTCGGGGTTCACCGGCCCGCGATCTACCGCCGCTGGCCGTCCAAGCAACACCTGGTCGCCGAAGCCGTCGGTTCCGCCTTGGGGCACGACCCCACCCCTGACACCGGTGACCTGCGTGCGGACCTGATCACGGGCATCAGCACGCTCGTCGACTCGTTCGAGGGAACCGTGGTCGGCAACGTACTGCCCGCGCTCGTCGCGGATCTTGCCCACCATGCACGGCTGCGCGAGGACTTCCTTGCCTCTGTCTTTCAGGCCCGCCGTGACTCGACAGCCCGTCGCCTGCGGAGGGCGGCGGCGCAAGGTGAGATCCGCTCCGACTTCGACCTGGAGTTCACCATGGACGCGCTTGCTGCCCCCGTCTACTACCGGGCACTGTTCGGTCATGCGCCGGTGACCCGGAAGCTGGCCGAACAGAGCGTTGATCTCGTGCTGGCTTCACTCGCCACGCGGTGACCGTGGCGGGCGAGGCCCGCACGGTCACCGCGTGGTGGAGCCCGACGCCGGCGACGGGGCAGCCGCCGCCCTGACCCCACCGGTGTCCGGCGCCGCGGCGAGGGTTTGCGGGCCCTGTGATTCAGACAGCGGCGGTCCGATCCGCCTTACGGTCAGAGCGTCGTTAACACCGCGCCGCCCGGTGCCACGCACCGTGGTGTCGTCGCGCGTGGCGGCTCTCACCCGCCCTCAAGCGAGGCCGGCGGACGAGCGTCACCATTTGTGATACAGTACGTACTGTATTCGAATGGAGGGTGCTCCATGGACCCGACGCATGTCCTTGTTTGGACCAAGGTCGTCTTGGTCGGCGGGCTGGCCGCTTATCTCACTCTCTTCATCCTCAACAACCTCACGGACCAGGCCACGAATTCTGGTGCGATCGTGCGGATGATGACCATGCGGGAACTCAAGGAGGATCCCGACGGTCTTGGAAGCGGGGTCGTCTGGCGGGCGGTCGACTCGCCGGCCGTGCACCGGCTGGCGCTCTACGGGGTTGTGCTTGTTCAGGCCGTGACCGCCGTGCTGCTGTGGAGGGCCGCGGTGATGCTCATGGCCGCGGGGCTGGGCGGGTACAGCGCGGGACCGCTGCGCGACGCCATGGCCGCTGCCAACCTCGGCATGCTGCCGTTCACCGGACTGTGGCTGGCCATGATCGTCGGGGGTTTGTGGTTTTCGTACTGGATCAAACTGGGCCCCGTTCAGCAGACCCATCTGAATCTGCTCAAGGCGTCGCTGCTCAGCGTCCTCGTCATCAACATCTGACATGCGTGCTCCTCAACTCTACGGAGGTAGATCACTGATGACCGCTCACGATGAAGACAACTGGCCCCACGGGCTCGACGTTCAGCAGGTGCGCGTCGCACGGCCGACCGATCGGCTCGAGGAGATCGCCCGGTTCTACCGCGATGGACTGGGACTGGCGGAGCTCTTCCGCTTCCAGGAGCACGCCGGCTACGACGGGGTCATGCTGGGCCTGCCTGGCAAGCCGTACCATCTGGAGTTCACCCAGCACGTGGACGGCAGCCCATGCCCCGCGCCGACAAAGGACAACCTGCTGGTTTTCTACACCACGGCCCTCGATGCCATGAGAGTGCTGGTGGACCGGCTGTCGGCCATGGGGCACCCTCCCGTGAAGGCGGAGAACCCGTACTGGGAGGAGAACGGCGCGGTGACCATCGAAGACCCCGACGGCTGGCGTGTCGTGCTGGTGCCCTCAGAGGGCATCTGAGACACCGACGGGCAGCCCGGTCGGGGTGGGCGACAGTGTGCGGCGCCACGGGTCCGTGACGGACCGGCGGAACTCGTGCACTCCGGTGGGCAGGACACAGGTGGCGGCCCCGCCACGAGCGTGTCCGCCCGGGAGGTGGCACCTCAACCGCTGTGACCCGCCAGCCGATCCACCGCCGCTACGACGTGGGAGGCGCCGTCTTCGCTGCGGACCACCGCCGATACCTGACGTGCCCGCCGGCCGTACTGGTCCTCTCGCACGGTCCTGCGTATGGCCTCGGCGAGTATCGGGGCCGACAGCCGCCGGCGGTGGAACCGCCCATGACGTCACCCGGCTGATTCCGCTTGTCGACATGGTTGGTCCGGTGCGCGGCAAGCGGGGCCGACCGCGCCATCGGCCGCGTCGGTCGTATACCGACCGCGACTACTACTACGACGTCTACCGGCACCGACTGCTGAGCGAGCCGAGCTCCTCCCGCTGCACACACGGCTCACGCCGAGCTGTGGCTCGGGGGCGCCCGTGGGGGGTGTTTGTAACGGGGCAGGCTCGGCGCAGAGCTC
The sequence above is a segment of the Streptomyces sp. NBC_01775 genome. Coding sequences within it:
- a CDS encoding alpha/beta fold hydrolase, encoding MLVHGVGGDAEKVFANVVDSFTTDRTVVRPNLSGSGRTTDQGGDLSIELLVEQVMAATRAEVPGPVDLFGFSMGAAVAAATAAAHPELIRRLILVGGIADMTGPRARLNFAFWRDLAIADFALFKQFAALQGFSPAVLDSFGHEGIAASSEDEWPPGTLRQIDLAATVDVTDLLPEIQAPTLVIGLGADQVAPIEQSRLLHACIRGSRLVELDGQGHLDWFARPGDIVKLTHGFITATEV
- a CDS encoding VOC family protein, with the translated sequence MTAHDEDNWPHGLDVQQVRVARPTDRLEEIARFYRDGLGLAELFRFQEHAGYDGVMLGLPGKPYHLEFTQHVDGSPCPAPTKDNLLVFYTTALDAMRVLVDRLSAMGHPPVKAENPYWEENGAVTIEDPDGWRVVLVPSEGI
- a CDS encoding DUF2165 family protein, encoding MDPTHVLVWTKVVLVGGLAAYLTLFILNNLTDQATNSGAIVRMMTMRELKEDPDGLGSGVVWRAVDSPAVHRLALYGVVLVQAVTAVLLWRAAVMLMAAGLGGYSAGPLRDAMAAANLGMLPFTGLWLAMIVGGLWFSYWIKLGPVQQTHLNLLKASLLSVLVINI
- a CDS encoding TetR/AcrR family transcriptional regulator; this translates as MPLDDFPDLDDVLGGAEQSRGIRDADGAADRRFVEQLVEPGQEAVAAEADWGPVIRLHLTNGTQLVTRSSPPPADAPRTAGRRKDPQIDSAALQATLELLAEIGYAEMSFSKVAERVGVHRPAIYRRWPSKQHLVAEAVGSALGHDPTPDTGDLRADLITGISTLVDSFEGTVVGNVLPALVADLAHHARLREDFLASVFQARRDSTARRLRRAAAQGEIRSDFDLEFTMDALAAPVYYRALFGHAPVTRKLAEQSVDLVLASLATR
- a CDS encoding HEAT repeat domain-containing protein, producing MVPINTTNITPQNTRVTNALGAKDSSVRLQTALAVGSNPDRVFLETLVERCAVEPDFFVRDMLSWALTRLPAEVTLPRIRQELDAERAQARSQALHTLSKIGDKSTWAWVTRDMLRDADDEVARTAWRVAVVLVPEDEEKDLADELVLQLGRGDRNVQLSLSRALADLGDVIKPALERAAESSDPAVAAHARATELLRQNPETGFDAALDEAKRVVALGPERAAAAAAASAGTETSETAESAETTGPMEAAKAAEASEGLDC
- a CDS encoding recombinase family protein — encoded protein: MLDEAAVGGTIRVADAARLLGSAKDVVQIREVVQRHGLRPHIATGAWSGFYLAADDPQTKLFVTMLAGVLEFHRDVISESTKEGASLPPRPRTRRWGARPCPARTRRPTS